The following are from one region of the Ochotona princeps isolate mOchPri1 chromosome 15, mOchPri1.hap1, whole genome shotgun sequence genome:
- the LOC131482114 gene encoding large ribosomal subunit protein eL42-like, producing the protein MVNILKMFLQTFCRKCGKYQSYKVAQYKTPSMPREMVLRRKQSGYGRQTKPIFWKKAKATMKIVLRLDCAEPNCGSKRMLAIKTCKHFELVGDKKRPSDRVPNFVLCFIMKRIKS; encoded by the coding sequence ATggtgaacattttgaaaatgtttctgcAGACTTTCTGCAGAAAATGTGGAAAGTATCAGTCCTACAAAGTAGCACAATATAAGACACCCTCCATGCCCAGGGAAATGGTGTTAagaaggaagcagagtggctaTGGCAGGCAGACTAAGCCGATTTTCTGGAAAAAGGCTAAAGCTACAATGAAGATTGTGCTGAGGCTTGACTGTGCAGAGCCTAACTGTGGATCCAAGAGAATGTTGGCTATTAAAACATGTAAACATTTCGAACTGGTAGGAGATAAGAAAAGGCCAAGTGATCGAGTTCCAAACTTCGTCCTCTGCTTTATTATGAAGAGAATAAAATCCTAA